One stretch of Monomorium pharaonis isolate MP-MQ-018 chromosome 10, ASM1337386v2, whole genome shotgun sequence DNA includes these proteins:
- the LOC118647690 gene encoding putative nuclease HARBI1, with the protein MIAEFFKIHGFIYNIHSQNLQGMLVGDAGYPALPFLLTPIGNPVTDEEISYNAIHGRTKTIVERIFGIWKRRFPCLSKGLTTKLVTSRTIVVACAVLHNLSLIFKDVLMEKEEKVENDEVPVNELHWQPGEGFIVRDALIE; encoded by the exons ATGATAgcagaatttttcaaaattcacggatttatatacaatatacacagTCAGAATTTACAGGGTATGCTAGTTGGAGATGCTGGATACCCAGCATTACCCTTTCTACTTACTCCGATTGGTAATCCTGTCACTGATGAAGAAATAAG ttACAATGCGATCCACGGAAGAACCAAAACAATAGTAGAAAGAATATTTGGTATATGGAAACGAAGATTTCCATGTTTATCGAAAGGACTTACAACAAAACTCGTAACCTCTAGGACAATTGTTGTTGCCTGTGCTGTCCTTCACAATCTATCTCTGATCTTCAAGGATGTACTTatggaaaaagaagaaaaagtagaaaatGATGAAGTTCCTGTAAACGAACTTCACTGGCAACCTGGAGAAGGCTTTATTGTACGAGATGCTCTCATTGAATGA